From a single Catenulispora sp. EB89 genomic region:
- a CDS encoding gamma-aminobutyraldehyde dehydrogenase: MHQYIGGGLRTGSSGVVHQVTNPADGSTVAEVVLGDAHDAGLAVEAAERAYPEWSRATPAERSAALHRLALLLDERAQEFAETESRQTGKPIRLSTGFDVPGTVDNTAFFAGAARHLEGKASAEYSADHTSAIRREPIGVVASIAPWNYPLQMAAWKILPAIAAGNTIVLKPAEITPLTALLFARACTDAGIPDGVVNVVVGTGPVAGEALMAHPAVRMVSFTGSTPVGKRVMEIASRTVKRVHLELGGKAPFVVFDDADLEAAIHGAVAGSLINTGQDCTAATRAYVHRSRFDEFVAGVADLYAKVKLGDPFDPATDLGPLVSHRQRDSVAGFVDRARGYGAKIVVGGEAPGGALAAGAYYRPTLVTGVAQDSEIVRDEVFGPVLTALPFDTDDEAFALANDTPYGLAASAWTRDHLRALRAVRELAAGCVWVNDHIPIISEMPHGGYKSSGFGKDMSSYSFEEYTQVKHTMHDLTGVARKPWHRTIFEL; this comes from the coding sequence GTGCACCAGTACATCGGCGGGGGACTGAGGACCGGATCGTCAGGAGTCGTGCATCAGGTCACGAATCCGGCGGACGGCTCCACCGTCGCCGAGGTCGTACTCGGTGACGCGCACGACGCCGGTCTGGCCGTGGAGGCGGCCGAACGGGCGTACCCCGAATGGAGCAGGGCCACGCCGGCCGAGCGCTCGGCCGCCCTGCACCGGCTCGCGCTGCTGCTCGACGAACGCGCTCAGGAGTTCGCCGAGACCGAGTCGCGCCAGACCGGCAAGCCGATCCGGCTGTCCACCGGCTTCGACGTCCCCGGCACCGTGGACAACACCGCGTTCTTCGCCGGCGCGGCGCGCCATCTGGAGGGCAAGGCCTCGGCCGAGTACTCCGCCGACCACACCAGCGCGATCCGGCGCGAGCCGATCGGCGTGGTGGCCTCGATCGCCCCGTGGAACTACCCGCTGCAGATGGCCGCCTGGAAGATCCTGCCGGCGATCGCCGCGGGCAACACCATCGTGCTCAAGCCGGCCGAGATCACGCCGCTGACCGCGCTGCTGTTCGCCCGGGCCTGCACCGACGCCGGGATCCCGGACGGCGTGGTCAACGTGGTCGTCGGCACCGGTCCGGTGGCCGGCGAGGCGCTGATGGCGCACCCGGCGGTGCGGATGGTGTCGTTCACCGGCTCCACCCCGGTCGGCAAGCGGGTCATGGAGATCGCCTCCCGCACGGTCAAGCGCGTGCACCTGGAGCTCGGCGGCAAGGCGCCGTTCGTCGTGTTCGACGACGCGGACCTGGAGGCCGCGATCCACGGCGCGGTCGCCGGCTCGCTGATCAACACCGGCCAGGACTGCACCGCGGCGACCCGCGCGTACGTGCACCGCAGCCGCTTCGACGAGTTCGTGGCCGGCGTCGCGGACCTGTACGCCAAGGTCAAGCTCGGCGACCCCTTCGACCCCGCGACCGACCTCGGCCCGCTGGTGTCCCACCGGCAGCGCGACAGCGTGGCCGGCTTCGTGGACCGCGCCCGCGGCTACGGGGCGAAGATCGTGGTCGGCGGCGAGGCTCCCGGCGGCGCTCTGGCGGCCGGCGCGTACTACCGGCCGACGCTGGTCACCGGGGTCGCGCAGGACTCGGAGATCGTCCGCGACGAGGTCTTCGGGCCGGTGCTCACGGCGCTGCCGTTCGACACCGACGACGAGGCCTTCGCGCTGGCCAACGACACCCCCTACGGCCTGGCCGCCTCGGCCTGGACCCGCGACCACCTCCGCGCGCTGCGGGCGGTGCGCGAGCTCGCGGCGGGCTGCGTCTGGGTCAACGACCACATCCCGATCATCAGCGAGATGCCGCACGGGGGCTACAAGTCCTCTGGGTTCGGCAAGGACATGTCGTCCTACTCCTTCGAGGAGTACACGCAGGTCAAGCACACCATGCACGACCTCACCGGAGTGGCCCGCAAGCCCTGGCACCGGACCATCTTCGAGCTCTGA
- a CDS encoding spermidine/putrescine ABC transporter substrate-binding protein, with translation MNDISRSREEFLDSADRFPEAFKRQLGGGASRRGFLAAGVGLGAAGLLGACATKTKNSSAGAAGSGSGSSSSAAPSEGKEGTDKSDTEKIVNFSNWVSYIDVDPNDKNKRPTLDNFKTETGITVNYTEDVNSNDDFFAKIHQQLAAGQDTGRDLMVLSDWMIGKLRQMGYLEPLNLANIPNFKDLLPEAANPAYDPNRKHTVPWALGFTLMGVNLKSAGLTAAQAQQLSIKDMMTDAKYKGKVGYFAEMEDGVGFGLLATGADPSKFTDDQFSAAVAYIQKARDNNQIRQFTGNDYINDLTNGNYAMCMAYSGDIAQIGDPNIVWVVPTEGMLWFADNMCIPAMASHKTNAEKFMNYMLEPKVGAALDDYISYIPSMQGADTAMQAIDKNALQNQLIFPDAATKAKAHEFQNLDLKTLDKYVSQFKDVTG, from the coding sequence ATGAACGACATATCCCGGTCCCGCGAGGAGTTCCTCGACTCCGCCGACCGTTTCCCTGAAGCCTTCAAGCGCCAGCTCGGCGGCGGCGCCTCGCGCCGGGGCTTCCTGGCCGCCGGCGTCGGTCTGGGCGCGGCCGGCCTGCTCGGCGCGTGCGCGACGAAGACCAAGAACAGCTCGGCCGGGGCCGCGGGCTCCGGCTCCGGCTCGTCGTCCTCGGCCGCCCCGTCGGAGGGCAAGGAGGGCACCGACAAGTCGGACACCGAGAAGATCGTCAACTTCTCCAACTGGGTGTCCTACATCGACGTGGACCCGAACGACAAGAACAAGCGGCCGACGCTGGACAACTTCAAGACCGAGACCGGGATCACGGTCAACTACACCGAGGACGTCAACTCCAACGACGACTTCTTCGCCAAGATCCACCAGCAGCTGGCCGCCGGCCAGGACACCGGCCGGGACCTGATGGTGCTCTCGGACTGGATGATCGGCAAGCTCCGGCAGATGGGCTACCTGGAGCCGCTGAACCTGGCGAACATCCCGAACTTCAAGGACCTGCTGCCCGAGGCGGCCAACCCGGCGTACGACCCGAACCGCAAGCACACCGTGCCGTGGGCGCTGGGCTTCACCCTGATGGGCGTGAACCTCAAGTCCGCCGGCCTGACCGCGGCCCAGGCGCAGCAGCTGTCCATCAAGGACATGATGACCGACGCCAAGTACAAGGGGAAGGTCGGCTACTTCGCCGAGATGGAGGACGGCGTCGGCTTCGGGCTGCTGGCCACCGGGGCGGACCCGTCGAAGTTCACCGACGACCAGTTCAGCGCCGCCGTGGCCTACATCCAGAAGGCCCGGGACAACAACCAGATCCGGCAGTTCACCGGCAACGACTACATCAACGACCTGACCAACGGGAACTACGCCATGTGCATGGCGTACTCCGGCGACATCGCGCAGATCGGCGACCCGAACATCGTCTGGGTGGTGCCCACCGAGGGCATGCTCTGGTTCGCCGACAACATGTGCATCCCGGCCATGGCCTCCCACAAGACCAACGCCGAGAAGTTCATGAACTACATGCTGGAGCCGAAGGTCGGCGCCGCGCTGGACGACTACATCAGCTACATCCCCTCGATGCAGGGCGCGGACACCGCGATGCAGGCGATCGACAAGAACGCGCTGCAGAACCAGCTGATCTTCCCGGACGCGGCCACCAAGGCCAAGGCGCACGAGTTCCAGAACCTGGACCTCAAGACGCTGGACAAGTACGTCTCGCAGTTCAAGGACGTCACCGGCTGA
- a CDS encoding class I SAM-dependent methyltransferase: MSAQQPYDEVAELYADKFSGSLSSYPLERGLLASFAELAKAVGGPVGGPVGSPVADLGCGPGYVTAHLSSLGLDAFGVDVSSGMIEQARARHPELRFELGSMAALDIADGSLSGLVSRYSIIHTVPEDVPAILAEFRRVLAPGGHALISFPGTDGATPPTVPYDHTVHTAYRWWPDRFSALLHEAGLEEVGRLIERAAPNAPRPFPMVNLVARREA, encoded by the coding sequence ATGAGCGCCCAACAGCCCTATGACGAAGTCGCCGAACTCTACGCCGACAAGTTCAGCGGCAGTCTGTCGAGCTATCCGCTGGAGCGCGGCCTGCTCGCCTCGTTCGCCGAGCTGGCGAAGGCGGTCGGCGGTCCGGTCGGCGGTCCGGTCGGCAGCCCGGTGGCCGACCTGGGCTGCGGGCCCGGGTACGTCACCGCGCACCTGAGCTCGCTGGGGCTGGACGCGTTCGGCGTCGACGTCTCCTCCGGCATGATCGAGCAGGCCCGGGCCCGGCATCCGGAGCTGCGGTTCGAGCTCGGGTCGATGGCCGCGCTGGACATCGCCGACGGGTCGCTGAGCGGCCTGGTGTCCCGGTACTCGATCATCCACACGGTGCCCGAGGACGTCCCCGCAATCCTCGCCGAGTTCCGCAGGGTCCTGGCGCCGGGCGGCCACGCGCTCATCAGCTTCCCGGGCACCGACGGCGCCACGCCGCCGACGGTCCCGTACGACCACACGGTCCACACCGCCTACCGCTGGTGGCCCGACCGGTTCAGCGCCCTGCTGCACGAGGCGGGCCTGGAGGAGGTGGGCCGGTTGATCGAACGCGCGGCGCCGAACGCGCCGCGGCCGTTCCCGATGGTCAATTTGGTGGCACGCCGGGAGGCCTGA
- a CDS encoding PucR family transcriptional regulator produces the protein MYATQYPTVGDVLQLGPVKQGGPRVVAGAGGLDRVVRWVHVTELVDVGTILRGGELVLSTGIAWPEDRDRLADFVADLAKLGAAGLVLELGRRYTDSSLPKALLAAAEKHNLPVITLALDTRFVTITEAVHGLIIDAQLAELRASDEVHQTFTELAVEGASPDEVVQQIGRMSGCPVVLENLAHQVLTYSQAGADPSVLLDGWEGRSRSVRTTTGRTIFDERSGWLTTVVGARGHDWGRLVLICNDPVPVPRLSMLLERAAATLALNRLVERDRDSLERQTHRTLLTAILSHGQPASEVALRARALGVTLDGRRLVGVVLRLRTAAHPTALETQARLRELTDQAAAAIRDRRLSALIGTLDEHSVGLLLALGPQDREDAALDGFAERVRRLVERPTSPSSADGYVIAVGTSVGAVRDARRSLLEAVQVADAAVRQPAGQAPYHRLVDVRLRGLLHLLRDDARLQTFVERELGPLLAYDAERGTDLVKMLSVYVESGRNKSAAADAAHLSRPSFYERLHRIERILSVDLDSVESCLALHVALLALEAIRP, from the coding sequence ATGTACGCCACCCAGTACCCGACCGTCGGCGACGTCCTGCAGCTCGGCCCGGTCAAGCAGGGCGGGCCCCGGGTGGTGGCCGGCGCCGGCGGGCTGGACCGCGTGGTGCGCTGGGTGCACGTCACCGAGCTGGTGGACGTCGGCACCATCCTGCGCGGCGGCGAGCTGGTGCTGTCCACCGGCATCGCCTGGCCCGAGGACCGCGACCGGCTCGCCGACTTCGTCGCCGACCTGGCCAAGCTCGGCGCCGCCGGCCTGGTGCTGGAGCTGGGGCGCCGCTACACCGACAGCAGCCTGCCCAAGGCGCTGCTGGCCGCGGCCGAGAAGCACAACCTGCCGGTGATCACGCTGGCGCTGGACACACGTTTCGTCACCATTACCGAGGCCGTGCACGGCCTGATCATCGACGCGCAGCTGGCCGAGCTGCGCGCCTCGGACGAGGTGCACCAGACCTTCACCGAGCTCGCCGTCGAGGGCGCCTCGCCGGACGAGGTGGTCCAGCAGATCGGCCGCATGTCCGGCTGCCCGGTGGTGCTGGAGAACCTGGCACACCAGGTCCTCACCTACTCCCAGGCCGGCGCCGACCCCTCGGTCCTGCTCGACGGCTGGGAGGGCCGCTCCCGCTCGGTGCGCACCACCACCGGCCGCACCATCTTCGACGAGCGCTCCGGCTGGCTGACCACGGTGGTCGGCGCGCGCGGCCACGACTGGGGCCGCCTGGTCCTGATCTGCAACGACCCGGTCCCGGTGCCGCGCCTGTCCATGCTCCTGGAGCGCGCCGCCGCGACCCTGGCCCTGAACCGGCTGGTCGAGCGGGACCGCGACTCGCTGGAGCGGCAGACGCACCGGACCCTGCTGACCGCGATCCTGTCGCACGGCCAGCCGGCCTCCGAGGTGGCGCTGCGGGCCCGGGCGCTCGGCGTGACCCTCGACGGCCGCCGGCTGGTCGGCGTGGTGCTGCGGCTGCGCACCGCCGCGCATCCCACGGCGCTGGAGACCCAGGCCCGGCTGCGCGAGCTGACCGACCAGGCCGCGGCCGCGATCCGGGACCGCCGGCTGTCGGCGCTGATCGGCACGCTGGACGAGCACAGCGTCGGCCTGCTGCTGGCCCTGGGCCCGCAGGACCGCGAGGACGCCGCCCTGGACGGCTTCGCCGAGCGCGTCCGGCGCCTGGTCGAGCGCCCGACGTCGCCGTCCTCCGCCGACGGCTACGTCATCGCGGTCGGCACCTCGGTCGGCGCGGTGCGCGACGCGCGGCGCTCGCTGCTGGAGGCGGTGCAGGTCGCGGACGCGGCGGTCCGGCAGCCGGCCGGCCAGGCGCCGTACCACCGGCTGGTCGACGTCCGGCTGCGCGGCCTGCTGCACCTGCTGCGCGACGACGCGCGCCTGCAGACCTTCGTCGAGCGCGAACTCGGCCCGCTGCTGGCCTACGACGCCGAGCGCGGCACGGATCTGGTCAAGATGCTGAGCGTGTACGTGGAGTCCGGCCGCAACAAGTCGGCGGCGGCTGACGCGGCGCATCTGTCGCGGCCGTCGTTCTACGAGCGGCTGCACCGGATCGAACGGATCCTGTCGGTCGATCTGGATTCGGTGGAGTCGTGTCTGGCGTTGCATGTGGCGCTGCTGGCGTTGGAGGCTATAAGGCCATGA